A stretch of Bacteroidota bacterium DNA encodes these proteins:
- a CDS encoding DUF4421 family protein, with protein MKKIVSLFLFIFSFLFLFSQKSTSVSASATSSDTNKTDTNYVKFYKNKLVIALWQSERNFDITIAQKNFPDSGKSTVNYIANSNHVSGISLDYDILSLAFGYKSIPSGDKRTGNTNYLDLGANINTSGFRFENSYRRYTGFYDKNTPKYVQPFTDTTFYFQNPSLTIHQIKSKLIYTISHKRFSLSGAYANVKRQIKSAGSILLVYNFYGLSMRSDSSFIPPLLQKYYGPVWDGLHRMNIYAYSAGAGITRTFVFFKRFYLNFFASLGLERQYRHFYFYSENYHYSYWKTWFAGDWRTAFGYNGKRFFIRISSIYDLNNYESNALRFEMKFIMGSFDFGYRFNFKPPKPYRKFQETKFHKML; from the coding sequence ATGAAAAAAATAGTTTCTCTTTTTTTATTTATTTTTTCTTTTTTATTCCTCTTCTCTCAAAAATCAACTTCAGTTTCTGCATCGGCAACATCATCCGATACAAATAAAACCGACACGAATTATGTAAAGTTTTATAAAAACAAACTGGTGATTGCACTCTGGCAATCGGAAAGAAATTTTGACATTACAATTGCTCAAAAAAATTTTCCTGATTCCGGAAAATCAACTGTGAATTATATAGCAAACTCAAATCACGTTTCAGGAATTTCACTCGATTATGATATTCTCTCGCTCGCATTCGGCTACAAGTCCATTCCTTCGGGAGATAAAAGAACCGGCAATACAAATTACCTCGACCTTGGCGCCAATATTAACACAAGCGGTTTTCGCTTTGAAAACAGTTACAGAAGATACACGGGATTTTACGATAAGAATACTCCCAAGTATGTTCAGCCATTTACCGATACAACTTTTTATTTTCAGAATCCTTCGCTAACTATTCACCAGATAAAATCAAAACTTATTTACACTATTTCCCATAAACGGTTTTCGCTCAGTGGAGCGTATGCAAATGTAAAGCGGCAGATAAAATCGGCAGGTTCAATTTTATTGGTATATAATTTTTATGGGCTTTCTATGCGCAGCGATTCTTCTTTTATTCCTCCTTTGCTGCAAAAATATTATGGGCCGGTATGGGATGGGCTGCATCGAATGAATATTTATGCTTACTCTGCCGGTGCGGGCATTACGCGCACGTTTGTTTTCTTCAAAAGATTTTATCTGAATTTTTTTGCCTCGCTCGGGCTTGAACGGCAGTACAGGCATTTTTATTTCTATTCGGAAAATTATCATTACAGCTATTGGAAAACCTGGTTTGCAGGCGACTGGCGAACTGCATTCGGCTATAACGGAAAAAGATTTTTCATTCGCATATCAAGCATTTATGATTTGAATAATTATGAATCGAATGCGTTACGGTTTGAAATGAAATTTATCATGGGCTCTTTCGATTTCGGCTATCGCTTCAATTTCAAACCGCCAAAGCCCTATAGAAAATTTCAGGAAACAAAATTCCACAAAATGCTTTAA
- a CDS encoding carboxypeptidase-like regulatory domain-containing protein encodes MLCEISFSQTINVKGIVFDKDSATPMPFAYAVDKNSSNGTVANDEGKFSLSIQFGDTLAFSYLGYNMTKIFTHTLKDSVKNFSLRLKIFLRQKTVELKPLIITSHSFTKEEKEYYERRIEEYKRMSSLFTSNSYGGGLNIDALYYALSKKGKELKKLSGLYQQLLIDEIKENRISADKIRMITGNDTLNTKDFLNFCFLPDQFILSASDYDLFLSIKRCYREYLSSRRKK; translated from the coding sequence ATGCTCTGTGAAATTTCCTTTTCACAGACAATAAACGTGAAAGGAATTGTTTTTGACAAAGACAGCGCAACTCCAATGCCATTCGCTTACGCGGTTGACAAAAATTCTTCAAACGGAACCGTTGCCAATGATGAGGGAAAATTTTCTCTCAGTATTCAATTTGGCGATACGCTTGCCTTTTCTTATTTGGGATACAACATGACAAAAATTTTTACTCACACGCTGAAGGACTCGGTAAAAAATTTTTCACTGCGTCTTAAAATTTTTCTCCGGCAAAAAACTGTGGAACTTAAACCTCTAATTATTACTTCGCATTCATTTACAAAGGAAGAAAAAGAATATTACGAACGAAGAATAGAAGAGTACAAGAGAATGTCTTCGCTGTTCACATCAAACTCCTATGGAGGAGGATTGAATATAGATGCATTGTATTATGCCTTGAGTAAAAAAGGGAAAGAGTTGAAAAAACTTTCCGGGCTTTACCAGCAATTATTAATTGACGAAATAAAAGAGAACCGCATCAGCGCTGATAAAATAAGAATGATTACGGGCAACGATACGCTGAACACAAAAGATTTTTTGAACTTTTGTTTTTTGCCCGACCAATTTATTCTATCGGCTTCCGATTATGATTTGTTTCTCTCAATAAAAAGATGCTATAGAGAATATTTGTCAAGCAGAAGAAAAAAATAA
- a CDS encoding ChbG/HpnK family deacetylase, whose protein sequence is MSRKKIQLCINADDFGFSPEISRGILHMIEEGLVSSTSIMASHCSGDEWKKISEKENISVGLHFSLTSGCNHFAANCKNQYVLARKIVSGKIKSRNILDELFVQYEIVRKNYSEEITHIDTHQHIHILPVVARAIKNFSAEKKIPYFRIAREISPGISVKKILFNLFGKKSAIPVFGLNMMGKTFTAKNILRHFEFLKEKNIGKAIWIVHPGYKSDKIKFSDSYNEEREREIKSLLETRNKIFDFAEIVPLNELV, encoded by the coding sequence ATGAGCCGTAAAAAAATTCAACTCTGTATCAATGCCGATGATTTTGGGTTTTCTCCCGAAATCAGCAGGGGAATTTTGCATATGATAGAAGAAGGGCTGGTTTCCTCCACCAGCATTATGGCTTCGCATTGCTCCGGTGATGAATGGAAAAAAATTTCAGAGAAAGAAAATATTTCCGTGGGGTTACACTTTTCGCTTACTTCGGGCTGTAATCATTTTGCAGCAAATTGCAAAAATCAATACGTGCTTGCACGAAAAATAGTTTCCGGAAAAATTAAATCAAGAAATATTCTTGATGAGTTATTCGTGCAATATGAAATAGTTAGAAAAAATTACTCCGAAGAAATTACGCACATAGATACTCATCAGCACATTCACATTCTTCCTGTTGTTGCCCGCGCTATTAAAAATTTTTCGGCTGAAAAAAAAATACCTTACTTTCGTATTGCCAGGGAAATTTCTCCGGGGATATCTGTAAAAAAAATTCTTTTTAATTTATTCGGGAAAAAATCTGCTATTCCGGTTTTCGGCTTGAATATGATGGGAAAAACTTTTACTGCAAAAAACATTCTGCGACATTTTGAATTTTTGAAAGAAAAAAATATAGGCAAAGCAATATGGATTGTTCACCCGGGATATAAAAGCGATAAAATAAAATTTTCAGATTCGTACAACGAGGAAAGAGAAAGAGAAATTAAATCGCTTCTTGAAACGAGAAATAAAATTTTTGACTTTGCTGAAATTGTTCCGCTGAATGAATTAGTATGA
- a CDS encoding glycosyltransferase, with translation MNRLTLIIPCYNSSSFIQNSFATLDNFISTRSQISLFFIDDCSADNTFELLSSLQKKSLNAARIQVQKNKINLGKGGTLKRGITEIKDGLIAFTDPDLAYDLENLDNFYSTISPKQILIANRVHPDSRYLVPPQFFRYIFTRHLSSRFLNLLGRTFLVERLEDSQAGLKMFFAEEIKPLLKLSCKNGFSFDLELLCIAQNNAIKIIQMPVNFRYDHETTTVSFLGDAMKLFSDLFHLYLRKTSGKYKLNRK, from the coding sequence ATGAACCGGCTAACACTCATAATCCCCTGCTATAATTCATCTTCTTTTATTCAAAATTCATTTGCTACACTCGATAATTTTATTTCCACAAGAAGTCAGATTTCACTTTTTTTCATAGACGATTGCAGCGCGGACAATACGTTTGAACTTCTCTCTTCGCTGCAAAAAAAATCATTGAATGCCGCGCGTATTCAGGTTCAGAAAAATAAAATCAACCTTGGAAAAGGCGGAACACTTAAGCGCGGAATTACAGAAATCAAAGACGGATTGATCGCGTTCACTGACCCTGACTTAGCATACGATTTGGAGAACCTGGATAATTTTTATTCCACTATTTCTCCCAAACAAATTTTAATCGCCAACCGTGTTCATCCCGATTCGCGCTATTTAGTGCCTCCGCAGTTTTTCAGATATATTTTTACGAGGCATCTGTCCAGCCGTTTTTTAAATTTATTAGGAAGAACTTTTCTGGTGGAAAGGCTGGAAGACAGCCAGGCTGGGTTGAAAATGTTTTTTGCGGAAGAAATAAAACCGTTGCTGAAACTTTCCTGCAAAAACGGTTTTAGTTTTGACTTGGAATTACTTTGCATAGCACAGAACAATGCAATAAAAATTATTCAGATGCCGGTGAATTTCCGCTATGACCACGAAACCACAACGGTGTCTTTTCTCGGAGATGCAATGAAATTATTTTCTGATTTGTTCCATTTATATTTGCGAAAAACATCTGGAAAATACAAACTAAATCGCAAGTGA